From one Planktothrix agardhii NIES-204 genomic stretch:
- a CDS encoding plasmid stabilization system protein, with the protein MGYQVVWSPQAIDDIDAIAAYIARDSISYAAAVVQRIIDVTRNLSKAPEAGMIVQEFGDENIREQFAYTYRVIYQIQEDIVTIASVIHGKALLNIELSQQ; encoded by the coding sequence CTCAAGCCATAGATGATATTGATGCAATTGCTGCTTACATTGCACGAGATTCAATTTCTTATGCGGCGGCGGTTGTCCAGAGAATCATTGATGTTACGCGCAACTTGAGCAAGGCTCCTGAAGCGGGAATGATTGTTCAAGAATTTGGCGATGAAAACATCCGTGAACAATTTGCTTACACCTATCGAGTCATTTATCAAATCCAAGAAGACATTGTTACCATTGCCTCGGTCATTCATGGCAAAGCCTTATTAAACATTGAATTGAGTCAACAGTAA